The genomic window CCGGTTCTCGCCGACCGCGGACGAGCGGACGGTCGGCCGGTCCCGTCTCCGTGAGTGTCCGGCGCCGCGCCCTCACGCGGCAGGCGCCCGGACCGTGGTAATCGACAGAGATGCGAATGAATCCCTCAAGTGCCGCGAACCGGCCATCACGGTTCGGCCGGCTGCACCGCATGATCAGCCACTCCGCGCCAGGGCGCGGATGGCGGAGGGGCCGCGAGCTCGAACTTGGGCAGCGAGCTCTGAGCTTCGCCGCGCTCGGATTCCTCACACTCATCCCCCTCCTGATCATCGTCTCTGCGGCGGACCGGCGCGGGCAGGGGTTCGCCCAGTGGCTGGGCCAGGCGCTCGGCGTGTCCGCCGCCTCCCAGAAGCACGTCGAGAAGTTGTTCGCACTGCCCGGCCAGGCACTGCAGACAACGACCGCCTTCGGCCTCGCCGCGCTCGCGGCGTTCGGGCTGAGCTTCGGGTCCGCAGTACAGACCGGCTACGAGAAGGTCTGGGACCTGGTACCGGCTCGCTGGTGGGCGACATGGCGTCATCTGGCGTGGCTCGGAGTTTTCGCCGGATACGTCTTCGTGTCCGCCACGACCAGGCTGCTGCACACCCCTCTGGGCGGGGTCCTCGCGTCGGTGAGCGCTGTCCTCTTCTTCTGGTGGTCGCAGCGCCTGCTGCTGGGCGGGAGGGTCCGCTGGGTTGCGTTGTTGCCCGGCTCCGTACTCACGGTGATCGGACTGCTCGGCCTTCGCGTCTTCTCCAGGATTGTCTTCAGTCCGTTGATCGCTTCCAGCACCGCCAGCTACGGCCCGGTGGGAACCGTCCTGATCCTCCAGTCCTGGCTGGTCGGCGTGGGCGTCGTCGTGTTCGGAGGGGCGCTGGTCGGACGCAT from Streptomyces sp. NBC_01341 includes these protein-coding regions:
- a CDS encoding ribonuclease BN, producing the protein MISHSAPGRGWRRGRELELGQRALSFAALGFLTLIPLLIIVSAADRRGQGFAQWLGQALGVSAASQKHVEKLFALPGQALQTTTAFGLAALAAFGLSFGSAVQTGYEKVWDLVPARWWATWRHLAWLGVFAGYVFVSATTRLLHTPLGGVLASVSAVLFFWWSQRLLLGGRVRWVALLPGSVLTVIGLLGLRVFSRIVFSPLIASSTASYGPVGTVLILQSWLVGVGVVVFGGALVGRILHEEFPRVSNALGRRR